A portion of the Hoylesella buccalis ATCC 35310 genome contains these proteins:
- a CDS encoding SpvB/TcaC N-terminal domain-containing protein, translating to MKTKHYLISAALLTAITAAIAATHIYKGQDSARENNGTSISQSMAAQTETFTKNVHNAEKATQGISRTARKEDKSKTTAAATSSVMATAYTADHASGIIGQPDGRVSDNPEDNIFEITVEKVSPNMRAWLVYDLKGVSSGQGISRSINDRTAVGGYLTVLSKDWKTVREEISPEWLKDGRNTVLFTIPTDASYAYSVRNVHIETVADAKTKTNTNKQEEIILSSAPIAYDGQTYLYGFVRGKASRISVNGTTITVHDGEFEGIVPSTGRQLKLTAVIDGRNISRKITPIQGGRADYARALVSVGGKAEKQFLAHRADSIAIGGNVLSVKAADIARNGRYSVTTLRETDIPALDYGMTNVTAKGDGYRFLPHGNHFEGKGATVKIKYDRTRIPSGFTEDDINTYYFDKNTKHWVALERVRVDKKETCVVSRTTHFTDMINGVIKAPESPQTDGFTPTMMNDIKAADPTSKINLITPPTANNRGSANLQYGFEMPPARNGMAPSLGIQYSSEGGSGWLGEGWNLSVPSITLDTRWGVPRYDTSKETETYLMSGSMLSTMGDDGKMGVAHRGEKMNRKADRQFYTRQGGDFSRIIRKGNSPTDYTWEVTDKQGIKYIYGGEGAVLKGTITDASGQSREVITEWKLKRVEETHGDYIEYVYETADEPVRGGLVAKAIYLKEVRAGNSGQAPHTVVVLEGSKQKRLKNNNARYGFLTSSNRLLEKLTVNFQGSTLRSYAFTYGEGAFNKDVLTGVKQLDDKGAEVSYQNFDYYDDVQAAKGYVPFKEKQETWNTHNDHLGAGFLNPLQFVSKAFSDKPSALGGTTSFSLSGSFYAGIGPMDGDKWKGNTIGASYGYSLDKSNGVSTLVDINGDGLPDKVFRKGGALYYRPQIPTSQNSEVLYGEDVRIVGVSGFSKITSSTHNGGAKATVGYQLFTAEVGVDFSSTKTKTTEYLSDINGDGLVDLVFNKKVYFNHIEFDKQGKAIPVFTLSSADTPSPIIYSGKIDASVIKIDPAEQEELIKSSPMEDMVRVWQAPKDGIISISGTVSLITPTGEYDTDEYAHADGVRVAIQKGSTELWNKKITKGDGTAYNATTQNITVKKGDRIYFRVQSGTEETSNGAFDNVKWAPVITYTGAAETLPGGLSTTVYQPQEGAIYDANTLTNVAESTSLNLSGKFTKPVTTDDVTLKIIASNSETDSIGNKNPTYQRKVIYTRTFAWKEAFNGEIQQTIPNPDGLTNLNFEISSSSNVDWSKIKWTPQIETIGKDGSRQRTAGAAHYVLFADMVSEGKPVVLASNVSTLTVTPSITMLPPTANGMVTMTVKTVDKLLGKKTYTFSGGNLLGDPLTVPGVSAGKIWIDYSYSGNISGQIVTSAATVSGIGTVLAGFYAQTENKGFGTMYRGWGGFVYNASEGRYGKPIDESLLKLPDSKDAKINPLTMPFTPIGTDQMTFARWIGQNEFIYLTADAMGTARLGEQQVILTNPLEGSTETAALTGDCLQGTGATAVTLVSTSKSTVKQGGSMGITYNEAGGTSTTDVTMTDMNGDGYPDIIAGGTIQYTNTQGGLSGEKYGGMGKTTGTHSSKAWGAGGKPVASGVALLDMMTPYKGGSTGTQMNTGLKKALNNLRTSFLAKISISGNIPENTEDAVETFMDINGDGLPDKILTDRRVRLNLGYSFADPIAWDIDRIQGGKTNSYNMSIGAGDTIFTKKHITEDKKSIVKASGSVSGGVGLVTSRGVEEYDLIDINSDGLPDKVWMTDDKVFVALNKGDGFTDGILWKGTSLLSENISTAESVNGAFTYTIFTPMPTPVVKICLNPGTSTGHSINRTTYSLQDVDGDGYLDIVESDKESELKVTRSAIGRTNMLRSVTNSLGGTFTLDYEHTTPTYGLPGGKWVMSSVTVDDGIHDDGPLMKTVFAYSDGQKDRHEREFLGFGKVVTKNIDTEQGETAVYRQAVQLYDVSTYYAQGNELGASVEDAKGNKYTETRNEYDGYYITASGDRYTFNKQKKLCSDRASAFVPLRYTANKQYEGQATGITTSEAWNEYYLTSYHGELKSYKFSDKGKLGADGSGKFDYQTAIQYAHNDNKHIFGLPTNVTVTGGDGKIYHQVSATYDLNYADHITQIKQQLGSGEAVSDYTYDTYGNIIKTTLPANSKGQRMWYTYRYEPVMNMYVERIDDAFGYRSEAANFDYRYGMALRRMDLNHFYYETDIDNLGRVKAVRGPNELATGVPYIIAFDYQPKATFGTNGITAPAYAVTKHYDIQHPSNDLETVTFVDGFGRPVQVKKDGVVTTAAKGSAPKDEIVMIVSGRNVYDAFGRVAKAYYPVTEAVGNKTTFNKAFDNVSPTVTVYDVLDRAMKVTLPDNAETKTEYSTDAGSNALVTTVTDALGNRQATYTDGSGKTVKTEQLSGPDGIITTSFEYDGIDRLVKVTDTEGNVTTSVYDMGDRRTEVNHPASGITTFTYDALGNVLTKQTANLKKEGKTINYEYDYGRLTAINYPDHPENNVKYHYGGINSSHNRIGRLMLREDGSGAIEYYYGKMGEVTKTVRTLIVPNQAVATYVTQWKYDSHNRLLEMIYPDEEKVTYGYNLGGQVDHVRGYKSYGYDYVNKIGYDKFEQRTYLKYCNGAETFYSYDPQRRRLQNLVVNAKVGTIMDNAYSYDAVSNVLGIKNNAPLPQSGKAGGQMSHSYTYDPLYRLASAAGTYKGTDNKSASYTLSMGYDNMHRITSKKQHLSQTGVQFDGTLNTGYDLTYTYQKAEGKKFQLDNVRDINYRTEETPTDSTNINNGHKYTYDLNGNLVYINTSRVKKDGKEDEKASEQKYRWDEENRLLAADENGFVSNYWYDADGERTVKSSGENEAIYVNSEFSGGNTGTARFSLYVSPYLVAGQGGKYTKHIYVGSQRIVSKLGDLASYGADPRRIPYAGNEADGLTINYKDKYAKQLQSIKDNYKTFDLPYNGEDNDDYVNGQGFCCNDGTPEAAQARAMARTRAVNDNFHDKDNYEKMQFYYHPDHLGSSSYITNLDGEVSQHIEYVPFGEVFIEERNNTWNTPYLFNAKEFDEETGMYYYGARYMNPQNSMWLGVDPLTEKYPNLTGYCYTNNNPVKYIDPTGTDWYRNDETAAIFWQEGNANSITYDGQEYRNIGETYSIYQSGMRYDYQQDKIIKVSDASGRFNVEGGQYIPKSFITDDGTKVSVTFKYKSPTGGYGDYALSKDAVSLLIKGINDANISGAGITSIDVSTTTTGKHSPTSNHYASNGGRAIDIDMVNGISVKNPKSHEKVDAFQRAIRENPILRENFGPNIQEKEGKTKRISGHNNHIHIATQKR from the coding sequence ATGAAGACAAAGCATTACCTCATATCGGCGGCATTACTGACAGCCATCACCGCAGCCATCGCTGCGACGCATATATACAAGGGACAGGACAGTGCACGTGAAAACAACGGCACGAGTATATCACAATCCATGGCAGCACAGACCGAGACATTCACGAAGAACGTCCATAACGCAGAAAAAGCTACGCAGGGAATATCACGGACGGCAAGGAAGGAGGATAAGTCAAAGACGACAGCAGCAGCAACTTCTTCCGTTATGGCGACCGCCTACACGGCAGACCATGCCTCGGGCATCATAGGACAGCCCGACGGACGGGTTTCGGACAACCCCGAGGACAACATCTTCGAGATAACAGTCGAGAAAGTCTCTCCAAATATGCGCGCATGGCTGGTCTATGACCTCAAGGGCGTAAGTTCTGGTCAGGGCATCAGCAGGAGCATCAACGATCGCACGGCTGTCGGCGGCTACCTTACGGTTCTTTCCAAGGACTGGAAGACCGTCAGGGAGGAAATAAGCCCCGAGTGGCTGAAGGACGGCAGGAACACCGTCCTCTTCACCATTCCGACGGATGCTTCCTACGCCTATTCGGTCAGGAACGTACATATCGAAACCGTAGCGGATGCTAAGACAAAGACTAATACCAATAAGCAGGAAGAAATAATCCTTTCCTCCGCCCCCATAGCCTATGACGGTCAGACCTACCTCTACGGCTTCGTACGAGGGAAGGCAAGCCGTATCTCAGTGAACGGCACAACCATCACCGTCCATGACGGAGAATTCGAGGGCATCGTGCCATCGACGGGCAGACAGCTCAAGCTCACGGCAGTCATTGATGGCAGGAACATCAGTAGGAAAATAACACCCATACAAGGAGGCAGGGCGGACTATGCCCGTGCCCTCGTGTCCGTCGGTGGAAAGGCGGAGAAGCAGTTCCTCGCACACAGGGCGGACAGCATCGCCATCGGCGGCAACGTCCTTTCCGTGAAGGCTGCGGACATCGCAAGGAACGGCAGATACTCCGTCACGACACTCCGCGAGACGGACATTCCTGCCCTTGACTACGGCATGACCAACGTCACCGCCAAGGGAGACGGTTACCGCTTTCTGCCCCACGGCAACCACTTCGAGGGCAAGGGTGCGACGGTGAAGATAAAATACGACCGCACGCGAATCCCGAGCGGTTTTACAGAAGACGACATCAATACCTATTACTTCGACAAGAATACCAAGCACTGGGTGGCACTGGAAAGAGTCAGGGTGGATAAGAAGGAGACCTGCGTCGTGTCACGCACCACGCACTTTACAGATATGATTAACGGTGTCATCAAAGCACCCGAATCACCACAGACCGATGGATTTACCCCGACGATGATGAATGACATCAAGGCAGCGGATCCGACATCAAAAATCAATCTTATTACTCCTCCTACGGCTAACAACCGCGGCTCAGCTAATCTACAGTATGGCTTCGAGATGCCACCTGCCCGCAATGGTATGGCTCCTTCTTTGGGCATACAGTACAGTAGTGAAGGCGGTAGTGGATGGCTTGGAGAGGGTTGGAATCTCTCTGTTCCTTCTATTACGTTGGATACTCGCTGGGGTGTTCCAAGATACGATACAAGTAAAGAAACCGAGACTTATTTGATGTCGGGTTCTATGCTTTCCACGATGGGTGACGACGGCAAGATGGGTGTGGCTCACCGTGGTGAGAAGATGAACCGAAAAGCGGACAGACAGTTCTACACTCGGCAGGGAGGAGACTTCAGCCGTATTATCCGAAAGGGTAATTCTCCTACCGACTATACTTGGGAAGTAACCGACAAACAAGGAATCAAATATATTTATGGTGGAGAAGGTGCCGTTCTCAAAGGTACCATCACCGATGCAAGCGGTCAAAGCCGTGAGGTGATTACCGAATGGAAGCTCAAACGTGTGGAAGAAACACACGGTGATTATATCGAATACGTCTATGAGACAGCCGACGAACCTGTTCGTGGTGGACTTGTGGCAAAAGCCATTTATCTTAAGGAAGTACGTGCTGGTAATAGCGGACAAGCACCCCACACAGTGGTTGTCTTAGAAGGCAGTAAACAGAAACGACTCAAAAACAACAATGCAAGATATGGCTTCCTAACCTCATCGAATCGTTTGTTAGAGAAGCTAACGGTGAACTTCCAAGGAAGTACGCTCCGCAGTTATGCCTTTACCTATGGCGAGGGTGCGTTCAACAAAGATGTGCTTACGGGTGTGAAGCAGCTCGACGACAAAGGTGCAGAAGTGTCTTATCAGAATTTTGACTATTATGATGATGTACAGGCTGCCAAGGGGTATGTGCCTTTTAAGGAAAAACAGGAAACATGGAATACGCACAACGACCATTTAGGTGCAGGCTTCTTGAATCCATTACAATTTGTCAGCAAAGCTTTTTCTGACAAACCCAGTGCCCTTGGTGGAACAACGAGTTTCTCCCTTAGTGGATCATTTTATGCCGGTATCGGTCCGATGGATGGAGATAAATGGAAAGGAAATACCATAGGCGCATCTTATGGGTATTCTTTGGATAAGAGCAATGGAGTCTCTACATTGGTGGATATTAATGGTGATGGGCTTCCTGATAAGGTCTTTAGAAAAGGTGGCGCACTTTATTATCGTCCCCAAATACCGACTTCGCAAAATAGTGAAGTACTATATGGAGAAGATGTGCGTATTGTAGGAGTCTCTGGTTTCTCCAAGATAACAAGTTCAACCCATAATGGAGGGGCAAAAGCCACTGTTGGTTATCAGTTATTCACGGCAGAAGTAGGTGTTGATTTCTCTTCGACCAAAACCAAGACAACGGAATACCTTTCAGACATCAATGGCGATGGCCTCGTAGACTTGGTTTTCAACAAAAAAGTGTATTTCAACCATATTGAGTTCGACAAGCAAGGTAAAGCCATTCCTGTTTTCACCCTCAGCAGTGCTGATACGCCGAGTCCGATTATCTACAGTGGTAAGATAGATGCCTCTGTCATCAAGATAGACCCTGCAGAGCAGGAAGAACTGATTAAATCCTCTCCTATGGAAGATATGGTACGTGTATGGCAGGCACCTAAAGATGGAATCATCAGCATCTCGGGTACAGTTAGTTTGATTACTCCAACAGGCGAATACGATACCGATGAGTATGCTCATGCTGATGGTGTGCGCGTAGCCATTCAGAAAGGTAGTACGGAACTCTGGAACAAGAAAATTACCAAAGGAGATGGAACGGCTTATAATGCTACGACACAGAATATCACTGTCAAGAAAGGCGACCGCATTTACTTCCGTGTTCAGTCTGGTACAGAGGAAACAAGCAACGGTGCTTTTGATAACGTGAAATGGGCGCCTGTCATTACCTATACAGGTGCGGCAGAAACACTCCCTGGCGGATTATCTACCACTGTTTATCAACCTCAGGAGGGTGCCATTTATGATGCCAATACACTGACCAATGTGGCGGAGAGCACTTCTTTGAACCTGTCAGGCAAGTTCACCAAACCCGTCACCACGGATGACGTTACGCTTAAAATCATTGCTTCAAACAGTGAAACAGATAGTATAGGAAACAAGAATCCGACATATCAGCGTAAGGTAATCTATACCCGTACCTTTGCATGGAAAGAAGCATTTAACGGAGAAATCCAACAAACAATCCCTAACCCTGATGGCTTGACAAATCTGAACTTTGAAATCAGTTCTTCTTCTAATGTGGACTGGTCGAAAATAAAGTGGACACCACAAATAGAGACCATAGGCAAGGATGGAAGCAGGCAGCGCACGGCAGGGGCAGCCCATTATGTTCTCTTTGCTGACATGGTCAGTGAAGGTAAGCCTGTAGTACTTGCTTCCAATGTTTCAACCCTGACAGTTACTCCGAGTATCACGATGCTACCACCAACGGCAAACGGAATGGTGACGATGACAGTCAAGACTGTAGACAAACTGCTGGGTAAAAAGACTTACACTTTCAGTGGTGGTAATCTTTTAGGAGACCCGCTGACAGTCCCTGGTGTCAGTGCAGGCAAGATATGGATAGATTACTCTTATTCAGGTAACATCTCAGGTCAGATAGTAACTTCTGCAGCTACTGTCAGTGGCATAGGAACGGTACTGGCAGGCTTCTATGCTCAGACAGAGAACAAAGGCTTCGGCACAATGTATCGTGGTTGGGGTGGCTTTGTTTATAATGCTTCCGAAGGTAGGTATGGCAAACCTATTGATGAATCACTGTTGAAGCTCCCCGATAGCAAGGATGCCAAGATAAATCCATTAACCATGCCATTTACCCCCATTGGAACAGATCAAATGACCTTTGCACGCTGGATTGGTCAAAATGAATTCATTTATCTGACGGCAGATGCGATGGGAACTGCTCGGTTGGGTGAACAGCAAGTCATATTGACAAATCCTTTAGAAGGTAGTACAGAAACAGCAGCACTTACAGGAGATTGTTTGCAAGGAACAGGAGCTACTGCAGTGACACTGGTATCAACCAGCAAAAGTACAGTCAAACAAGGAGGTAGTATGGGAATTACCTACAATGAAGCAGGAGGAACATCAACAACAGATGTTACCATGACGGATATGAATGGCGACGGTTATCCAGACATTATCGCAGGCGGTACTATTCAATATACCAACACTCAAGGCGGTCTCAGTGGAGAGAAATATGGTGGTATGGGTAAAACCACTGGAACGCATAGTTCCAAAGCATGGGGAGCAGGCGGAAAACCTGTCGCTTCCGGTGTAGCACTCTTGGATATGATGACACCCTACAAAGGCGGTTCTACTGGTACGCAAATGAATACTGGGCTCAAAAAAGCTCTCAATAACCTGCGTACATCTTTCCTTGCCAAAATATCCATATCTGGTAACATTCCTGAGAATACAGAAGACGCTGTAGAAACATTCATGGATATCAATGGAGATGGACTCCCCGATAAAATTCTGACAGATAGGAGAGTTCGATTAAACCTTGGTTATTCGTTTGCTGATCCTATAGCATGGGACATAGATCGCATACAGGGCGGAAAGACAAACTCTTACAACATGAGTATAGGCGCCGGTGATACGATTTTTACAAAAAAACATATTACAGAAGATAAGAAAAGTATAGTAAAAGCTTCGGGGAGCGTTAGTGGAGGAGTCGGTTTGGTAACCTCTCGAGGTGTAGAAGAATATGATTTGATTGATATCAACTCCGATGGCTTGCCCGACAAGGTCTGGATGACAGACGACAAGGTCTTTGTCGCCTTGAACAAAGGAGACGGATTTACTGATGGCATTCTTTGGAAAGGAACCTCGTTGTTGAGTGAAAACATATCTACAGCAGAATCGGTTAATGGTGCATTTACCTATACAATTTTCACCCCCATGCCTACGCCGGTTGTCAAGATTTGTCTGAATCCCGGCACAAGCACGGGACACTCCATCAACCGCACGACCTACTCCCTGCAGGACGTTGACGGCGACGGGTATTTGGACATCGTTGAGTCCGATAAAGAAAGCGAACTAAAGGTTACTCGCTCCGCCATCGGCAGGACGAACATGCTTAGGAGCGTGACCAACTCGCTCGGCGGCACCTTTACGCTCGACTACGAACATACCACGCCAACTTACGGACTTCCCGGCGGTAAGTGGGTGATGTCTTCGGTCACAGTCGATGACGGTATCCATGATGACGGTCCGCTGATGAAGACCGTCTTCGCCTACTCCGATGGACAGAAGGATCGCCACGAACGTGAGTTCCTCGGTTTTGGAAAGGTCGTAACCAAGAATATCGACACCGAACAGGGAGAAACCGCAGTCTATCGTCAGGCTGTGCAGCTCTACGATGTGTCCACCTACTATGCACAGGGCAATGAGCTTGGAGCGTCTGTAGAGGATGCCAAAGGCAACAAGTACACCGAGACACGCAATGAATATGACGGCTATTATATCACTGCCAGCGGTGACAGATATACTTTCAACAAACAGAAGAAACTCTGTAGCGACCGTGCTTCCGCTTTCGTGCCGCTACGCTATACCGCCAATAAGCAGTATGAGGGACAGGCAACCGGCATCACCACCTCTGAGGCTTGGAATGAGTATTACCTCACTAGCTATCACGGAGAACTGAAGTCCTACAAGTTCAGTGATAAGGGTAAGTTGGGTGCTGACGGTTCGGGTAAGTTCGACTACCAAACCGCAATACAATATGCTCACAATGATAACAAACATATCTTCGGGCTACCTACCAACGTAACCGTAACGGGCGGTGATGGTAAGATTTATCATCAAGTTTCTGCGACTTACGATTTGAACTATGCCGACCATATTACGCAGATTAAACAACAACTCGGAAGCGGTGAAGCTGTCTCTGACTATACTTATGATACTTACGGCAACATCATCAAGACCACGCTTCCTGCTAACAGCAAGGGACAGCGCATGTGGTACACCTACCGCTATGAGCCGGTGATGAATATGTATGTGGAGCGCATAGACGATGCCTTTGGCTACCGTAGCGAGGCAGCCAACTTCGACTACCGCTATGGTATGGCACTCCGCCGTATGGATCTCAACCACTTCTATTATGAAACGGATATAGATAACCTCGGACGTGTGAAAGCTGTGCGTGGTCCTAATGAGTTGGCAACAGGTGTGCCTTACATCATTGCCTTTGACTATCAGCCTAAGGCTACTTTCGGCACCAATGGCATCACTGCACCTGCGTACGCAGTGACCAAGCATTACGACATACAGCACCCAAGTAACGATTTGGAGACCGTCACCTTCGTGGACGGCTTCGGGCGTCCCGTTCAGGTGAAGAAAGACGGTGTGGTAACGACAGCTGCCAAGGGTAGTGCTCCGAAAGACGAGATCGTGATGATTGTCAGCGGACGCAACGTCTATGACGCTTTCGGTCGTGTGGCTAAGGCTTACTACCCTGTAACCGAAGCTGTGGGAAACAAGACAACTTTCAACAAGGCTTTTGACAACGTGTCGCCAACCGTAACGGTTTATGACGTGCTTGACCGTGCCATGAAAGTAACACTTCCGGACAATGCTGAGACCAAGACGGAATACTCTACGGACGCAGGTAGCAATGCACTCGTAACGACTGTAACTGATGCGTTGGGTAATCGTCAGGCAACCTATACCGATGGTAGTGGCAAGACCGTGAAGACCGAGCAACTCAGCGGACCCGATGGTATCATTACCACCTCCTTCGAATATGATGGCATTGACCGATTGGTCAAGGTAACAGACACCGAGGGCAACGTAACGACATCCGTCTATGATATGGGCGACCGTCGCACTGAGGTAAACCACCCTGCAAGCGGTATCACCACCTTTACCTACGATGCTTTGGGCAATGTGCTCACCAAGCAGACAGCCAATCTCAAAAAGGAGGGCAAGACCATCAATTACGAGTACGACTACGGTCGTCTGACGGCTATCAACTATCCCGACCATCCGGAAAATAACGTGAAGTACCATTACGGTGGTATCAACTCTTCTCACAACCGTATCGGCAGACTGATGCTCCGTGAGGACGGCAGTGGCGCTATCGAGTATTACTATGGTAAAATGGGTGAGGTTACCAAGACCGTGCGCACGCTGATTGTGCCTAATCAGGCAGTGGCAACCTACGTAACACAGTGGAAGTATGACAGCCATAATCGCCTATTGGAAATGATTTACCCCGATGAGGAGAAAGTAACCTACGGTTACAACCTCGGTGGGCAGGTAGACCATGTGCGTGGCTACAAGTCCTATGGCTACGATTATGTGAACAAGATTGGTTATGACAAGTTCGAGCAGCGCACCTACCTGAAGTATTGCAATGGAGCGGAAACCTTCTACAGCTATGACCCGCAACGACGCAGGTTGCAGAACCTCGTAGTGAATGCTAAGGTAGGTACTATCATGGACAATGCCTACAGCTACGACGCAGTGAGCAACGTGCTCGGTATTAAGAACAATGCTCCACTCCCACAGAGTGGTAAGGCAGGCGGACAGATGAGCCATAGTTATACTTATGACCCACTGTATCGTTTGGCAAGCGCAGCGGGAACTTATAAGGGAACAGACAATAAATCCGCTTCTTATACCTTATCTATGGGCTACGACAATATGCATCGTATCACGAGTAAGAAGCAACACCTCTCACAGACAGGTGTGCAGTTCGACGGCACGCTCAACACAGGCTATGACCTCACCTATACTTATCAAAAGGCAGAGGGTAAGAAGTTCCAGCTTGACAATGTTCGTGATATCAACTACCGAACGGAGGAGACTCCGACGGACAGCACCAATATCAACAACGGACACAAATACACTTACGACCTCAACGGAAACCTCGTCTATATCAACACCTCTCGTGTGAAGAAAGACGGCAAGGAGGATGAAAAGGCAAGTGAGCAGAAGTACCGTTGGGACGAGGAGAACAGACTCTTGGCAGCTGATGAAAACGGCTTTGTGAGCAACTATTGGTATGATGCCGATGGTGAGCGCACGGTGAAGAGCAGTGGCGAGAATGAAGCCATCTATGTGAACTCCGAGTTCTCGGGTGGCAACACCGGTACGGCACGCTTCTCGCTCTATGTCAGCCCATACCTCGTGGCAGGGCAAGGTGGCAAATATACGAAGCACATTTATGTAGGTAGCCAGAGAATTGTCAGCAAGCTTGGCGACCTCGCTTCTTATGGCGCAGACCCAAGGCGAATACCGTATGCAGGCAATGAAGCCGATGGCTTGACCATTAACTACAAGGACAAGTATGCAAAGCAACTGCAATCCATTAAGGATAACTACAAGACGTTTGACTTGCCATACAATGGTGAGGACAATGACGACTACGTGAACGGTCAGGGTTTCTGTTGCAACGATGGTACGCCGGAGGCGGCACAAGCCCGTGCGATGGCACGCACAAGAGCTGTAAACGATAATTTCCACGATAAGGATAATTATGAGAAGATGCAGTTCTACTACCATCCCGACCATTTGGGTAGCAGTAGTTACATCACCAACTTGGACGGCGAAGTATCACAGCATATCGAGTATGTACCGTTCGGCGAAGTGTTCATCGAAGAGCGCAACAATACGTGGAACACGCCGTACCTCTTCAACGCTAAAGAGTTTGACGAGGAAACAGGTATGTACTACTATGGTGCAAGATATATGAATCCCCAAAATTCTATGTGGCTGGGGGTTGATCCGCTAACGGAGAAATATCCGAATTTAACAGGATATTGCTACACAAATAATAATCCTGTCAAGTATATTGATCCAACTGGTACAGATTGGTATAGAAATGATGAAACTGCTGCTATTTTCTGGCAGGAAGGGAATGCTAACTCTATAACATACGATGGTCAGGAGTATAGAAATATAGGTGAAACATATAGTATATATCAATCTGGAATGAGATACGATTATCAGCAGGATAAGATTATAAAAGTATCCGATGCAAGTGGTAGGTTTAATGTAGAAGGTGGGCAATATATACCTAAGAGTTTTATAACAGATGATGGAACTAAAGTTAGTGTAACTTTTAAGTATAAGAGTCCAACTGGGGGTTATGGTGATTATGCATTGTCAAAAGATGCTGTTAGTTTATTAATTAAAGGGATAAACGATGCTAATATTTCTGGCGCAGGAATTACTTCTATTGATGTTTCTACAACTACAACTGGGAAACATTCCCCTACAAGCAATCATTATGCATCAAATGGAGGAAGAGCTATAGACATTGACATGGTAAATGGAATCTCAGTTAAAAATCCTAAATCACATGAAAAAGTTGATGCTTTTCAACGTGCAATTAGAGAGAATCCTATCTTAAGAGAGAATTTTGGACCTAATATACAAGAAAAAGAGGGGAAAACTAAGAGGATCTCTGGGCATAATAATCATATTCATATTGCAACTCAAAAGCGATGA